From the Sandaracinaceae bacterium genome, one window contains:
- a CDS encoding GNAT family N-acetyltransferase yields the protein MKILFETERLIGGTWDPERHAEAALEIYGDPEVTRTIGGETVPDVATLAARMRKALPIYEEWGEPYAWVPLFRRPLPGGEPGALVGAGLLKPLPDANREPTDAIEVGWHLARAHWGHGYATEAGRALIHRGFAHLDVDVLHAVVDPGNQRSCAVAERCGMRHVGQTSRWYGKTLEHFEIRRPRG from the coding sequence ATGAAGATCCTCTTCGAGACCGAGCGCTTGATCGGCGGCACCTGGGACCCGGAGCGGCACGCCGAGGCCGCGCTCGAGATCTACGGAGACCCCGAGGTCACCCGCACCATCGGCGGCGAGACCGTGCCCGACGTCGCGACCCTCGCGGCGCGCATGCGCAAGGCGCTCCCCATCTACGAGGAGTGGGGCGAGCCCTACGCCTGGGTGCCGCTCTTCCGCCGCCCGCTTCCCGGGGGCGAGCCGGGCGCGCTCGTGGGCGCGGGCCTCCTCAAGCCTCTCCCCGACGCGAACCGCGAGCCGACGGACGCCATCGAGGTCGGGTGGCACCTGGCCCGCGCCCACTGGGGCCACGGCTACGCCACCGAGGCCGGTCGGGCGCTGATCCATCGCGGCTTCGCCCACCTCGACGTCGACGTGCTCCACGCCGTCGTGGACCCGGGCAACCAACGGAGCTGCGCGGTGGCCGAGCGCTGCGGCATGCGACACGTCGGCCAGACCAGCCGCTGGTACGGCAAGACCCTCGAGCACTTCGAGATCCGCCGCCCGCGCGGATAG